The Neofelis nebulosa isolate mNeoNeb1 chromosome X, mNeoNeb1.pri, whole genome shotgun sequence genome has a segment encoding these proteins:
- the NLGN3 gene encoding neuroligin-3 isoform X4, which produces MVYIHGGSYMEGTGNMIDGSVLASYGNVIVITLNYRVGVLGFLSTGDQAAKGNYGLLDQIQALRWVSENIAFFGGDPRRITVFGSGIGASCVSLLTLSHHSEGLFQRAIIQSGSALSSWAVNYQPVKYTSLLADKVGCNVLDTVDMVDCLRQKSAKELVEQDIQPARYHVAFGPVIDGDVIPDDPEILMEQGEFLNYDIMLGVNQGEGLKFVEGVVDPEDGVSGTDFDYSVSNFVDNLYGYPEGKDTLRETIKFMYTDWADRDNPETRRKTLVALFTDHQWVEPSVVTADLHARYGSPTYFYAFYHHCQSLMKPAWSDAAHGDEVPYVFGVPMVGPTDLFPCNFSKNDVMLSAVVMTYWTNFAKTGDPNKPVPQDTKFIHTKANRFEEVAWSKYNPRDQLYLHIGLKPRVRDHYRATKVAFWKHLVPHLYNLHDMFHYTSTTTKVPPPDTTHSSHITRRPNGKTWSTKRPAISPAYSNENAQGSWNGDQDAGPLLVENPRDYSTELSVTIAVGASLLFLNVLAFAALYYRKDKRRQEPLRQPSPQRGAGAPELGAAPEEELAALQLGPTHHECESGPPHDTLRLTALPDYTLTLRRSPDDIPLMTPNTITMIPNSLVGLQTLHPYNTFAAGFNSTGLPHSHSTTRV; this is translated from the exons ATGGTCTACATCCATGGAGGCTCTTACATGGAAGGGACAGGCAACATGATTGATGGCAGCGTCCTCGCCAGTTATGGCAACGTCATCGTCATTACCCTCAACTATCGTGTTGGGGTGCTAG GTTTCCTGAGCACTGGCGATCAGGCTGCCAAGGGCAACTATGGGCTCCTCGACCAAATCCAGGCCCTCCGCTGGGTGAGCGAGAACATTGCCTTCTTCGGTGGTGATCCCCGCCGAATTACCGTCTTTGGCTCAGGCATCGGTGCATCCTGTGTCAGCCTCCTCACGCTGTCGCATCACTCTGAGG GGCTTTTCCAGAGGGCCATCATCCAAAGTGGTTCTGCTCTGTCCAGCTGGGCTGTGAACTACCAACCAGTGAAGTATACCAGCCTGCTGGCAGACAAGGTAGGCTGTAACGTGCTAGACACGGTGGACATGGTGGACTGTCTTCGTCAAAAGAGTGCCAAGGAGCTGGTAGAGCAGGACATCCAGCCAGCCCGCTACCACGTGGCCTTTGGCCCTGTGATTGATGGCGATGTCATTCCTGATGACCCTGAGATTCTCATGGAGCAGGGCGAGTTTCTCAACTATGACATCATGCTAGGTGTCAACCAGGGCGAGGGTCTCAAGTTTGTGGAAGGGGTGGTGGACCCTGAGGATGGTGTCTCTGGCACTGACTTTGACTACTCAGTCTCCAACTTCGTAGACAATCTGTATGGCTATCCTGAGGGTAAGGACACCCTGCGGGAGACCATCAAGTTCATGTACACAGATTGGGCAGACCGTGACAATCCTGAGACCCGCCGCAAAACACTGGTGGCACTCTTCACTGACCACCAGTGGGTGGAGCCCTCGGTGGTGACCGCTGATCTGCATGCCCGCTATGGCTCACCTACCTACTTCTACGCCTTCTACCATCACTGCCAGAGCctcatgaagcctgcttggtcAGATGCAGCTCATGGGGACGAAGTACCCTATGTTTTTGGTGTCCCTATGGTAGGCCCCACTGACCTCTTTCCCTGCAATTTCTCCAAGAATGACGTTATGCTCAGCGCTGTCGTCATGACCTACTGGACCAACTTTGCCAAGACCGG GGATCCCAACAAGCCGGTCCCCCAAGATACCAAGTTCATTCACACCAAGGCCAACCGCTTTGAGGAAGTGGCCTGGTCCAAATACAATCCCCGAGACCAGCTCTACCTTCACATCGGGCTGAAACCAAGGGTCCGCGATCATTACCGGGCCACTAAGGTGGCCTTCTGGAAACACCTGGTGCCCCACCTATACAACCTGCATGACATGTTCCACTATACGTCCACAACCACCAAAGTGCCGCCCCCGGATACCACCCACAGCTCCCACATCACCCGCAGGCCCAACGGCAAGACCTGGAGCACCAAGCGGCCAGCAATCTCCCCTGCCTACAGCAATGAGAATGCCCAAGGGTCCTGGAACGGGGACCAGGATGCAGGGCCACTCCTGGTGGAGAACCCTCGTGACTACTCCACTGAATTGAGTGTCACCATCGCTGTGGGGGCTTCCCTCCTGTTCCTTAATGTTCTGGCCTTCGCTGCCCTCTACTACCGCAAGGACAAACGGCGTCAGGAGCCCCTGCGGCAGCCTAGCCCTCAGAGGGGAGCCGGGGCCCCTGAATTGGGAGCTGCTCCTGAGGAGGAGCTGGCAGCGTTACAGCTGGGCCCCACCCACCATGAATGTGAGTCTGGCCCCCCCCATGACACACTGCGCCTCACTGCGCTGCCTGACTACACGCTGACCCTGCGACGCTCCCCTGATGACATCCCACTCATGACACCCAACACCATCACTATGATTCCCAACTCCCTGGTAGGGCTGCAGACATTGCACCCTTATAACACCTTTGCCGCAGGGTTCAACAGTACTggcctgccccactcacactccactACCCGGGTATAG